In the genome of Candidatus Margulisiibacteriota bacterium, one region contains:
- a CDS encoding cellulase family glycosylhydrolase: MKKKIRGVNLGGWLVLEKWIKPSLFTDSLAEDELGLLLELKEIAVKRIEKHRSSFIQEKDIKWLASIGINTIRIPYGHWLFGEDYPYHKNYKGTKYPYVNGSLEYLDKAVDWAEKYAIDVVLDLHAAPGCQNGFDNGGMFNTCDWHKKEEYVEFTVKLLQRVAERYSQRRNILAISLLNEPRWDIPTNFINEFNLRAIEAMKTVSEAQIMFHEGFRDCVEWQGVYSDKEKKLLFYDIHRYQCFETLDMNQNIYEHINKPVTKLIQESKNIKDKLGIRCVVGEWSLGLDPMVVPVLFEIKSRNHAYLGLDEMQLEAAKKAFGCAQLLAYESFDGWFFWTYKTETQPEWSFQECVKRGWLPSSYF; encoded by the coding sequence GTGAAGAAAAAGATACGAGGAGTTAATCTGGGTGGATGGCTTGTCCTAGAGAAATGGATTAAGCCTTCTCTGTTTACTGATTCTTTAGCAGAAGATGAGCTGGGCTTATTGCTTGAGTTGAAAGAAATAGCAGTCAAAAGAATAGAAAAACATCGAAGTTCTTTTATTCAAGAAAAAGACATTAAGTGGTTAGCATCTATCGGAATTAACACAATTAGAATTCCTTATGGGCATTGGTTGTTTGGTGAGGACTATCCTTACCATAAGAATTATAAGGGAACAAAATATCCTTACGTGAATGGTTCCCTTGAGTATTTAGATAAAGCTGTTGATTGGGCTGAGAAGTACGCGATAGATGTTGTGTTAGATTTACATGCTGCGCCTGGTTGTCAGAATGGCTTTGATAATGGTGGCATGTTTAATACATGTGACTGGCATAAGAAAGAAGAATATGTGGAGTTTACTGTTAAGCTTTTGCAACGAGTAGCGGAAAGATATTCTCAAAGAAGAAACATCTTGGCAATTTCTTTGCTTAATGAGCCAAGGTGGGATATCCCTACTAATTTTATCAATGAATTTAACTTAAGAGCGATTGAAGCAATGAAAACTGTTTCTGAAGCCCAAATTATGTTTCATGAAGGGTTTCGAGATTGTGTTGAGTGGCAAGGTGTTTATAGCGACAAAGAAAAGAAACTTTTGTTTTATGATATTCATCGTTATCAATGTTTCGAGACATTAGACATGAATCAGAATATTTATGAACATATTAATAAACCAGTAACTAAGCTAATACAGGAATCAAAAAACATTAAAGATAAGCTAGGAATAAGGTGTGTTGTGGGGGAATGGAGCTTGGGATTAGACCCAATGGTTGTTCCCGTACTTTTTGAAATTAAATCAAGAAATCATGCCTATCTTGGATTGGATGAAATGCAACTAGAGGCGGCAAAAAAAGCTTTTGGTTGCGCACAATTATTGGCTTATGAGTCTTTCGATGGTTGGTTTTTTTGGACTTATAAAACAGAAACACAGCCAGAATGGAGTTTCCAAGAATGTGTTAAGCGAGGATGGCTTCCAAGTAGTTATTTTTAA
- a CDS encoding 2-oxo acid dehydrogenase subunit E2 — MQNIKTGERMSRVSYRKISIASWSHPKDPSIYCQLELETTNALKFINEINNKRNKNDVTLTHLVVKILGECFYKYNVLNLVLIRNKLFLRKETNVFVSTLLRTKKGKDLSGFSVKNVPDLTIEQVSEIVSKEVDFLRKSKESELEGFQSIVRWIPSMLLGIVYKIIDFVIYTLNLSPRIFGLPSDPIGSVIVTNLGSLGLENAFVPLSPYTRCPLIVAIGKTKMKPVVDNGQVVAKEITSLNFTLDHRYADGADAGLFLHYFKKIFENPESYSSVFK, encoded by the coding sequence ATGCAAAATATTAAAACAGGGGAGAGAATGTCCAGAGTATCGTACAGAAAAATTTCTATTGCTAGCTGGTCACATCCGAAAGATCCAAGTATTTATTGCCAATTAGAACTTGAAACAACTAATGCTTTAAAGTTTATTAATGAAATAAATAATAAAAGAAATAAGAATGATGTAACACTTACGCATTTAGTTGTAAAGATTTTGGGTGAGTGCTTTTACAAATATAATGTTTTGAATTTGGTTTTAATCAGAAATAAACTTTTTTTGCGTAAAGAAACTAATGTTTTTGTTTCAACATTGTTGAGGACGAAAAAGGGGAAGGATCTTTCTGGGTTTTCTGTAAAAAATGTCCCCGATTTAACTATTGAGCAAGTTTCCGAGATTGTTAGCAAAGAAGTGGACTTCTTACGCAAATCTAAAGAAAGTGAACTTGAGGGATTTCAGTCAATAGTCAGATGGATTCCTTCCATGCTTTTAGGGATAGTTTATAAGATTATTGATTTTGTTATTTATACCTTAAATTTATCGCCTAGAATTTTTGGTCTTCCTTCTGATCCGATTGGTTCAGTGATAGTAACAAACTTAGGTTCATTGGGGCTTGAGAACGCTTTTGTTCCTTTATCTCCATATACGCGTTGTCCATTGATAGTTGCTATTGGTAAGACAAAAATGAAACCAGTAGTAGACAATGGTCAGGTTGTAGCAAAAGAAATTACCTCCTTAAATTTTACACTAGACCATCGGTATGCTGATGGTGCTGATGCTGGGTTGTTTTTGCATTATTTTAAAAAAATCTTTGAGAATCCCGAGAGTTATTCAAGCGTTTTTAAGTGA